A DNA window from Cutaneotrichosporon cavernicola HIS019 DNA, chromosome: 2 contains the following coding sequences:
- a CDS encoding uncharacterized protein (tRNA methyl transferase), with the protein MWTAIGALRAPAPRRSCYDDLCLSEGDNVVVAVSGGVDSSVTLRLLSELPLNLSVLFMRNWDPVLSENAPASSLSLAYNNPAVHSPCTWERDWADARAVARHIGIPDNKVRLVDLTAEYWTRVFEPSIAEWEQARTPNPDVWCNREIKFGALLKHIPEGHFLATGHYARVRRQGGRATLHRAHDMNKDQTFYLSQVTEAALQRAVFPLAGLPKPAVRELAREWHLPTAERRESMGLCFIGKRRNFGDFVSQYVPPTTGWFVNEAGQRVGEHKGLSQYTVGQRARIILLKPGLKSDMWGKLFVARKGVNGGNDILVVPRTDHPALLCSELWSDEFNWIAGEPPLLEDGHELMAQVRHREAPFRAHMRVDGSRIYVTFPDPVRAVPLGQVAALWDGDKCLGSGVIHGTHLSPPIGGSSPPSDADLSPPIGGSSPPSDAASKFSAKPSPAESSATGTRLRRESVPLTVPTPPALPGPTPLSGVRAAPSRQTEPAVKRRRTGPSRQTEPVVKRRRAVPSRQTEPAVKRRRAAPSRQTEPAVKRRRAVPSRQTEPAVKRRRAVPSRQTEPAVKRRRAAPSRQTEPAVKRRRAAPSRQTEPVVKRRRQVRVARTVHGRGIFAQRDCDRGEILYAEAPLLTAPRRVDTGELLHLAQQLEKNSLLRLLSWEGGCPNGTSSILAIFLANAIPCVEEEPDDDAARSNQPAGLFRYASQINHACSPNAGWHWSEQEKKLTVRKASNTNRRRLGAILAGWEECGIDHCLGTARAQTLAEVEEAVRLCRTERLVGDLSTIWLQKFYVHAAHAEYDMAKHAARKAVAALSRVRGRYAAQKHWLASYARDPAVWETYGICIPTQH; encoded by the exons ATGTGGACGGCCATCGGAGCACTGCGCGCTCCTGCGCCGCGTAGATCCTGCTACG ACGACCTGTGCCTCTCCGAAGgcgacaatgtcgtcgtcgcagTCTCTGGCGGTGTAGACTCGAGCGTGaccctccgcctcctctctGAACTA cccctcaacctctccgTCCTCTTCATGCGTAATTGGGACCCCGTCCTTTCTGAGAACGCGCCAGCGTCCTCTTTAAGCTTAGCATACAATAACCCAGCTGTCCACTCTCCTTGTACGTGGGAGCGCGACTgggccgacgcgcgcgccgtcgcccgaCACATCGGCATTCCCGACAATAAGGTCCGGCTGGTCGACTTGACCGCCGAGTACTGGACGCGCGTGTTCGAGCCATCTATCGCCGAGTGGGAGCAGGCCAGGACACCCAACCCCGATGTCTGGTGTAATCGCGAGATTAAGTTTGGAGCGCTTCTCAAACATATCCCCGAGGGCCACTTTCTCGCCACAG gtCACTATGCGCGCGTGCGAAGGCAAGGTGGAAGAGCAACACTCCACCGCGCGCATGATATGAACAAGGACCAGACGTTCTACCTCTCCCAAGTCACGGAGGCCGCCTTGCAACGA GCCGTCTTTCCTCTGGCTGGGCTGCCGAAACCCGCGGTGCGAGAGCTTGCTCGTGAATGGCATCTCCCAACTGCCGAGCGGCGAGAGAGCATGGGCCTATGCTTCATTGGCAAGCGCCGTAACTTTGGCGACTTTGTCT CCCAATACGTCCCTCCTACGACGGGATGGTTCGTCAACGAGGCTGGGCAACGGGTGGGCGAACACAAGGGCCTATCGCAATACACGGTGGGCCAGCGTGCCCGGATCATCCTCTTGAAACCCGGACTCAAGTCGGATATGTGGGGCAAGTTGTTCGTTGCGCGCAAGGGAGTCAATGGCGGAAACGATATCCTCGTCGTGCCGCGTACCGACCACCCCGCATTGCTGTGCAGCGAGTTGTGGAGTGACGAGTTCAATTGGATTGCAGGGGAGCCTCCACTGTTGGAGGACGGGCACGAATTGATGGCCCAAGTACGGCATCGAGAAGCGCCGTTCCGCGCCCATAtgcgcgtcgacggcagCCG TATCTACGTCACGTTCCCGGATCCCGTCAGGGCCGTTCCGCTGGGCCAGGTCGCCGCGTTATGGGACGGCGACAAGTGTCTCGGATCAGGCGTTATCCACGGCACGC ACCTTTCCCCACCCATCGGTGGCTCATCGCCTCCTTCAGACGCAGACCTTTCCCCACCCATCGGTGGCTCATCGCCTCCATCAGACGCAGCATCCAAGTTCTCAGCCAAGCCAAGCCCGGCAGAGTCGAGCGCCACCGGAACACGGCTC CGGCGGGAATCTGTTCCTCTGACTGTCCCTACGCCGCCCGCCCTCCCAGGCCCCACACCTCTCTCTGGCGTGCGCGCTGCCCCCTCGAGACAGACTGAGCCGGCAGTGAAGCGCAGGCGCACTGGCCCCTCGAGACAAACTGAACCGGTAGTGAAGCGCAGGCGCGCTGTCCCCTCGAGACAGACGGAACCGGCAGTGAAGCGCAGGCGCGCTGCCCCATCAAGACAGACTGAACCGGCAGTGAAGCGCAGGCGCGCTGTCCCCTCGAGACAGACTGAACCGGCCGTGAAGCGCAGGCGCGCTGTCCCCTCGAGACAGACTGAACCGGCCGTGAAGCGCAGGCGCGCCGCCCCCTCGAGACAGACTGAACCGGCAGTGAAGCGCAGGCGCGCTGCCCCCTCGAGACAGACGGAACCGGTCGTGAAGCGCAGACGGCA GGTGCGCGTCGCCAGAACTGTCCACGGGCGCGGTATCTTCGCCCAGCGCGACTGTGACCGTGGCGAGATTCTTTATGCCGAAGCGCCGCTGCTCACTGCCCCGCGAAGAGTCGATACGGGGGAGCTTTTGCATCTCGCTCAGCAACTCGAAAAGAacagcctcctccgcctcctgTCGTGGGAAGGCGGATGCCCGAATGGCACGTCGTCGATTCTCGCCATATTCTTGGCGAACGCTATTCCctgcgtcgaggaggagccggacgacgacgcggcgcgaTCCAACCAACCCGCAGGATTGTTTAGGTACGCATCACAGATCAACCATGCGTGTTCGCCGAATGCGGGCTGGCATTGGTCCGAGCAAGAGAAGAAACTGA CCGTGCGCAAGGCGAGCAACACGaatcgccgccgccttggaGCCATATTAGccgggtgggaggagtgCGGCATCGATCATTGCCTTGGGACGGCGCGAGCGCAGACGCTGGCCGAAGTtgaggaggcggtgagACTCTGCCGGACAGAGCGACTCGTCGGAGACCTGAGCACGATCTGGCTCCAGAAGTTCTACGTGCATGCTGCGCATGCCGAGTACGATATGGCCAAGCACGCTGCGCGCAAGGCCGTCGCAGCACTCTCGCGCGTACGTGGCAGATATGCGGCGCAGAAGCACTGGCTCGCGTCGTACGCCCGCGATCCGGCGGTGTGGGAGACTTACGGGATCTGCATTCCAACTCAGCATTAA
- the HUT1 gene encoding uncharacterized protein (May be involved in specific transport of UDP-Gal from the cytosol to the Golgi lumen. Involved in the maintenance of optimal conditions for the folding of secretory pathway proteins in the endoplasmic reticulum (By similarity)), giving the protein MGLLRLCICVSGVYAAFLLWAIAQERLSQPFPASPAHPHTPPRSAHGDKFPSPLFFNFSQALASACASATYLLVGSRGSLARDGVVGVLGLRRLFGGAEVSDKPNAVARSNNANGKANGANGNTTTHANVNTTRPHANGNGNTARPWYQTLPGLLLQVSMFQTTAGPIGFHALKHISYPTMVLAKSCKLIPVLLLNVLLYRRRFGAHKYAVVVLVSIGISMFMLFGGKKKGGGGDSAFGLGLLLVNLLIDGLTNSTQDQIFALYPSYSGQQMMFIMAFLQLSLLTPAMLLPLPSRPSSLVNHIPFLSSLLPRERGYSHTLSFSPPILLQSVRFLVSHPTALAPLAAYAALGGLGQLFIFETIAHFGSLTLVMVTVTRKLFTMLLSVFVFGHKLTPGQWCGVAVVFAGIGVEAGFKRREASKRVRRDKAKTE; this is encoded by the exons ATGGGGTTGCTACG CCTATGTATCTGTGTGTCGGGAGTCTacgccgccttcctcctctgggCGATAGCGCAGGAACGTC TCTCCCAACCCTTCCCCGCGTCCCCGGCACATCCCCACACCCCACCTCGTTCAGCACACGGAGACAAgttcccctcccccctcttcTTCAACTTTTCCCAAGCGCTGGCAAGTgcctgcgcgagcgcaacgtacctcctcgtcgggtCGCGGGGATCACTCGCAAGGGACGGCGTAGTTGGTGTACTGGGGCTACGGCGGTTGTTTGGTGGCGCGGAGGTGTCGGACAAGCCCAATGCCGTGGCCAGGTCAAACAACGCGAATGGCAAGGCGAACGGCGCTAACGGGAACACCACGACACACGCCAACGTCAACACCACGAGACCACACgccaacggcaacggcaacaCCGCGAGACCATGGTACCAGACCCTCCCCGGACTGCTTCTTCAAGTATCCATGTTCCAAACTACCGCTGGGCCGATCGGGTTCCACGCGCTCAAGCATATTTCTTATCCCACCATGGTCCTGGCCAAA TCGTGCAAACTCATCCCCGTGCTCCTGCTCAATGTTCTTCTGTACCGCCGGAGGTTTGGAGCGCACAAGTACGCGGTCGTCGTGCTTGTTTCCATTGGCATCTCAATGTTCATGCTCTTTGgggggaagaagaagggtgGGGGTGGTGACAGCGCTTTTGGATTGGGGCTGCTGCTCGTCAA CCTCCTCATTGACGGTCTAACCAACTCGACCCAAGACCAGATCTTCGCCCTCTACCCCTCCTACTCGGGCCAGCAGATGATGTTCATCATGGCCTTCCTCCAACTAtccctcctcacccccGCCATGCTCCTGCCCCTCCCGTCACGCCCCTCATCTCTTGTCAACCACATACCattcctctcctccctaCTCCcccgcgagcgcggctACTCCCAcaccctctccttctctccccccatcctcctccagtCGGtccgcttcctcgtctCGCACCCTACAGCGCTAGCCCCACTCGCCGCCTACGCAGCTCTAGGTGGTCTAGGTCAGTTGTTCATTTTTGAGACGATCGCGCACTTTGGCTCCCTCACACTCGTCATGGTCACCGTAACCCGCAAACTCTTCACCATGCTCCTCTCGGTCTTCGTGTTCGGCCACAAGCTCACTCCCGGACAATGGTGTGGTGTAGCAGTAGTGTTTGCAGgcatcggcgtcgaggcagGGTTCAAGCGCCGTGAGGCGAGCAAGCGCGTACGGAGggacaaggccaagacggAGTAG
- the NPR2 gene encoding uncharacterized protein (Nitrogen permease regulator 2): MHGVTDETFLPQIVGVFYATFDPVAGPTVLHQVPEHLISSSTTEDGARSPSGSRSRSMTRGSLSTDRGRELSGPRMGRNTSPSPMRMSHPQPRSPRDLAGSLSSSATLSSGPGSNGTPNHSSPLANTISTSTTATSTPAPTPAPSAHVRAGTPAPRQPALLEFGPISEYVIPKKSLHGKLVTFRTDGAWDAMGDESDDSSDDGDHKYEYRVIGLPMVLEGEGGKYQRNQYIWNLCFVFRANASLSAFEPVVRKTARILRSAELDTGYLSAPQAHHTPIPAVLEQIFEDLNSYSETSIPLDGYNSLELKLFPHYPNPPECNDWDVPLALVDLKSLRDPNWDITASRVVDYVDGINHCARIAQLADADPALVRETLRHMLYYQVIMTIDIFQYSNMYKINSSFPRLVAEESVIAECGTYVTRPNYPVLDWPALATMYAKLMSGTTVQKWCEENSVLDKGIDPRRFVSFGIIKGFLTRVHRWPIMVDRVGPLLLGHGLGLTGAGGAGSSLLAPDPSRRRVGFHNDSRESRDFRNDSTITRALQGGESLFTLRSGGSAASITGISPASGAPNSPPRKLNQGRSLSSAPDHPSVSSRRTNTLRSGGGLSQLTTSAGAGVSQISRHVQGRLYELEDELLGYLDGHHNTDEIQVRMGMNWTQLEKVLGLDDIRDGIGRKGIAMVTK, translated from the exons ATGCACGGCGTCACAGACGA gacGTTCCTCCCGCAGATTGTCGGC GTCTTCTACGCGACCTTTGACCCTGTCGCGGGCCCAACCGTTCTCCACCAAGTCCCCGAACACCTCATCTCAAGCAGCACCACCGAGGATGGAGCCCGCTCGCCATCAGGTTCTCGATCTAGGAGTATGACCCGCGGCTCACTAAGCACCGACCGGGGCCGGGAGCTATCGGGACCTCGAATGGGGCGCAAcacctctccctcaccaATGCGCATGTCCCACCCCCAACCCCGTTCTCCACGCGACCTAGCCGGGAGCCTATCCTCCTCTGCCACCCTCTCTTCAGGCCCCGGATCGAACGGTACGCCGAACCATTCTTCTCCGCTGGCCAACACAATCTCCACCTCTACCACCGCAACATccacccccgcccccacccccgcccccTCGGCCCATGTGCGCGCAGGTACGCCTGCTCCCCGCCAacccgccctcctcgaatTTGGACCCATTAGCGAATACGTCATCCCCAAAAAGTCATTGCATGGAAAGCTGGTCACGTTCAGGACTGATGGGGCTTGGGACGCCATGGGGGACGAAAGTGACGACTCGTCCGACGACGGAGACCACAAGTACGAGTACAGAGTTATTGGGCTTCCAATGGtcctcgagggtgaggggggCAAGTATCAGCGTAACCAGTATATCTGGAATTTGTGCTTTGTGTTCCGCGCAAACGCTAGCTTGTCTGCTTTTGAGCCAGTCGTACGCAAGACGGCAAGGATATTACGCAGTGCTGAACTCGATACGGGGTATTTGAGTGCGCCGCAGGCACATCATACACCTATTCCGGCTGTGCTCGAGCAGATCTTTGAAGACCTCAACTCGTACTCGGAGACGAGCATTCCGCTGGATGGGTATAACAGTCTCGAACTCAAGTTGTTCCCCCACTACC ccaaCCCGCCCGAATGCAACGACTGGGACGtccccctcgccctcgttgaCCTCAAGTCCCTCCGTGACCCAAATTGGGACATCACAGCCTCGCGTGTCGTCGATTACGTCGATGGCATAAATCACTGCGCGCGCATTGcacagctcgccgacgccgacccTGCGCTCGTGCGCGAGACACTCCGTCATATGCTCTACTACCAGGTTATCATGACG ATTGACATCTTCCAGTACTCGAACATGTACAAAATCAACTCGTCATTTCCACGCCTGGTGGCGGAAGAGAGTGTCATCGCTGAATGTGGGACCTACGTCACCCGTCCAAATTATCCCGTCCTCGACTGGCCAGCCCTCGCAACCATGTACGCCAAGCTCATGTCGGGCACCACCGTGCAGAAGTGGTGCGAAGAGAACAGCGTCCTCGATAAGGGCATCGACCCGCGCCGCTTCGTCTCATTCGGCATCATCAAGGGTTTCCTCACACGTGTGCACCGCTGGCCCATAATGGTAGACCGGGTTGGTCCCCTCCTCCTAGGCCATGGGCTGGGCCTAACAGGCGCCGGAGGAGCTGGTTCGTCATTATTGGCACCCGAcccctcgcgccgccgagtAGGCTTCCACAACGACTCGAGAGAGAGCCGCGACTTCCGCAACGATTCGACGATCACACGCGCCCTGCAGGGCGGCGAGTCGCTGTTCACCCTCCGTTCAGGTGGCAGTGCCGCCAGCATAACGGGTATCTCGCCAGCCAGTGGGGCCCCGAACTCGCCACCACGCAAGTTGAACCAGGGCCGCTCACTCAGCAGCGCTCCCGACCACCCTAGCGTCTCGAGCCGACGCACAAACACGCTGCGCTCGGGTGGCGGCCTGAGTCAGCTCACAACAAgtgctggcgccggcgtATCTCAGATCTCGAGGCATGTCCAGGGCAGGCTGTACGAGCTCGAAGACGAGCTCCTGGGCTACCTGGACGGACACCACAACACGGACGAGATCCAGGTGCGCATGGGCATGAACTGGACACAACTTGAGAAGGTGCTGGGTCTGGATGACATTCGTGATGGAATAGGGAGAAAGGGGATTGCAATGGTCACCAAGTAG
- the YFH1 gene encoding uncharacterized protein (Frataxin-like domain) — protein MFRPTLVRALRAARPLATRPSARAISTLPTLTTRFTAPPRTRAASSTPHGDPQIAEGIEVRSLTDNEYHDLADESMDTLHENLEALCEDFGPPDWEVEYSSGVMTLILPPHGTYVINKQPPNHQIWVSSPFSGPARFSLSPEGIWVHHRRKGVQLGALLDGELKDLVKGGWEGVGLK, from the exons ATGTTCCGCCCAACACTCGTCCGCGCTCTCCGCGCAGCCCGCCCGCTCGCAACGCGGCCTTCAGCGCGCGCCATCTCCACCCTTcccaccctcaccacccgCTTCACCGCCCCGCCCCGTACCCGCGCAGCGAGCAGCACCCCGCATGGCGACCCCCAGATTGCAGAAGGCATTGAGGTCCG ctccCTCACCGATAACGAGTACCACGACCTAGCCGACGAGAGCATGGACACACTCCACGAAaacctcgaggcgctgtgTGAGGACTTTGGCCCGCCCGACTGGGAGGTCGAGTACAGT tccGGAGTCATGACCCTCATCCTTCCCCCGCACGGCACGTACGTCATCAACAAGCAGCCGCCAAACCACCAGATCTGGGTATCGTCGCCGTTCTCGGGACCTGCGCGCTTCAGCCTGTCGCCCGAGGGGATCTGGGTGCACCACCGCCGGAAGGGCGtgcagctcggcgctctGCTCGACGGAGAGTTGAAGGACCTTGTCAAgggcgggtgggagggcgTTGGCCTCAAGTAG
- a CDS encoding uncharacterized protein (CRAL/TRIO domain) → MSDDPGPTLAVRTLKERRDQLSSHSVQVDGLLDELADDVGTLAAQEAWEPAVEAGMADWASDRATVFRALRRAHFDEAKAHAALLACCAARIERGLSGAIPSPPVPGLFAVLPLSQTDRLGHPVAVLTLREVVRDEAGSLTELKDWLWFALEMVRRVLADYWVAHKRGTGAEGAVLLVDAKDAGYRNLEVELLPTLFSVGHNSFPGLFESVYIVNAGWSHRTMWNSIIKRLLPKSAIDKVVFLDDKQQIAQVFNLDQLPEAYGGCGLEPDPEIMLRRYSIARPHAYSRPGSRATSRGPSRGPSRVVSRTGSRVGSRAHSREPTAHSREPTRRGVPSRTTSTASIADVYYTAPPSPVRSRSTSRRNSTHALVGLSAKLAMTKQGQDLEILGEKQKPTVDPSIHRIKSLSDFHLYLSPSRLAHRDLLSDSEDDEPVPPKPIVQGRRTLRPAMLELGAGTIAARRASRAVTPAIARASTPAEYASMLQDHHARGLEQYYSPEQHEVIEAMSSPDHSDSPESPPPLAIEPSSPEPGEPESQILAPIAVRPGPAEAEAPDVQFSSSNPWFGYPVVRVPHASGEGYAIRPRYGRNRKRDLVKTLLWLFVLRLQSWRSAVERALGLPRLAALLAPSKPEEHATPDQGLRAVARTRSYTPKGMVVKRERDWIWMVIGFLLLRGTWARLLGPMESLGLGAVRDMLGGLV, encoded by the exons ATGAGCGACGATCCAGGCCCCACCCTCGCAGTGCGCACACTCAAGGAGCGGCGCGACCAGCTATCCTCCCACAGCGTCCAGGTCGACGGGCTGTTGGATGAACTCGcagacgacgtcggcaccCTCGCTGCCCAGGAGGCGTGGGAGCCCGCAGTGGAGGCAGGCATGGCCGACTGGGCTAGTGATCGCGCAACAGTGTTTCGTGCTTTGCGA CGCGCACActtcgacgaggccaaagcccacgccgccctcctagcatgctgcgccgcgcggaTCGAGCGCGGGCTCTCCGGCGCGATCCCCTCGCCCCCCGTCCCAGGGCTATTCGccgtcctccccctctcccaaACTGACCGGCTCGGCCATCCGGTCGCGGTCCTAACCCTCCGCGAAGTTGTACGCGACGAGGCAGGCTCCCTCACAGAACTAAAGGACTGGCTCTGGTTCGCACTCGAGATGGtccgccgcgtcctcgcggaTTATTGGGTCGCCCATAAACGCGGGACGGGCGCAGAAGGTGCTGTactgctcgtcgacgccaaggatGCCGGGTACCGCAACCTC GAAGTTGAGCTCCTCCCCACTCTCTTCTCTGTTGGGCACAACTCGTTCCCAGGTCTGTTTGAGAGCGTCTACATCGTCAACGCCGGCTGGAGCCACAGAACCATGTGGAACTCGATCAtcaagcgcctcctccccaagTCGGCcatcgacaaggtcgtCTTCCTTGACGACAAGCAGCAGATTGCCCAGGTGTtcaacctcgaccagcTGCCAGAGGCGTACGGTGGCTGTGGGCTCGAGCCCGACCCGGAAATCATGCTGCGCCGCTACTCGATCGCCCGGCCACATGCTTACTCGCGTCCGGGGTCGCGGGCGACCTCGCGCGGACCATCACGCGGTCCATCCCGCGTCGTGTCGCGCACAGGCTCGCGGGTTGGCAGCCGCGCACACAGCCGTGAACCTACCGCACATAGCCGTGAACCTACCCGCCGTGGGGTACCGAGCAGGACAACCTCCACAGCCAGCATCGCCGACGTGTATTACACCGCTCCACCGTCGCCTGTtcggtcgcgctcgacctcccgGCGCAACTCGACTCACGCACTTGTGGGCTTGagcgccaagctcgccatGACGAAACAGGGCCAGGACTTGGAGATCCTGGGCGAGAAGCAGAAGCCAACTGTCGATCCATCTATCCATCGCATTAAATCACTCTCCGACTTTCATCTCTACCTCTCTCCGTCGCGTCTCGCACaccgcgacctcctctCTGACTcggaagacgacgagccagTCCCTCCAAAGCCGATAGTACAAGGCCGCCGCACTCTCCGACCAGCCAtgctcgagcttggggCGGGCACCATCGCCGCGCGACGTGCGTCACGCGCAGTGACCCCAGCGATTGCGCGCGCCTCCACACCCGCCGAGTACGCCTCGATGCTGCAGGATCACCACGCTCGCGGCCTGGAGCAGTACTACAGCCCGGAGCAGCACGAGGTGATCGAGGCCATGTCCTCGCCAGACCACAGTGACAGTCCCGAGTCTCCGCCGCCACTCGCAATCGaaccctcctcgccagAACCAGGCGAGCCTGAGTCGCAGATCCTGGCGCCTATTGCAGTCCGCCCGGGCCCTGCTGAAGCCGAAGCGCCGGACGTCCAGTTCTCCTCATCCAACCCGTGGTTTGGCTACCCCGTCGTGCGTGTCCCCCATGCCAGCGGGGAGGGCTACGCGATACGCCCGCGTTACGGCCGCAACCGGAAGCGCGACCTCGTTAAGACGCTCCTCTGGCTTTTCGTTTTACGGCTGCAGTCATGGAGAAGTGCGGTGGAGCGCGCTCTCGGTCTTCCCCGCCTTGCAGCGCTGTTGGCACCAAGCAAGCCGGAGGAACACGCGACGCCCGACCAGGGTCTGCGCGCCGTTGCGCGCACTCGGTCCTACACGCCCAAGGGCATGGTTgtcaagcgcgagcgcgactgGATCTGGATGGTCATTGGGTTCCTGCTGCTCCGGGGGACGTGGGCGCGTCTCCTCGGGCCGATGGAGAGCctgggcctcggcgccgtgCGCGACATGCTCGGGGGACTGGTCTAG